The DNA window ATCGGCCCTGCCCGCCCAGGAGGCCGCGCGCACCCACCGTACCACGCCCACCGAGGAAGCCCGGGGCACCAAGGCGCCCGATGGCAAACCCAACCTGCGCCAGCAGCAGAACGTGCAGATTCTGCAGGCATCGATGGACGTATCGATCCAGTCGGGCGACTCTTCACTGGCACTGCTTTACCGCACGGCCATTGATCGCATTAACGAATACCTGGAACCTGAGCTGGGGCCGAACGCCATCGGCGGCAAGGATGCGCCGGACGGCTCGCCCGAGGCCACTGCCGGGCGCATTCTTTCTCTGTCTACGGCTTTCTACGATGCTTATGCCGCACAGCCCAAAAACAAGGACAAAGATGCGGAAACCATGGCACGCGATTTTGTCGACCTGATCCGGGGCGGTTTTGAGCGTGGCTTTGGCGAAGCACGGGACATCCTCGGCGGCCTGGGCGTGCTCGGGGAGGACAGCCCGGTTGAGCAAGGCATCAACAAAACGTACGCACTGGTCATGCAGGGGTATGACGATTTTCTGGCTTCCAAACTCGGCCCCCGTCCGGCCACAGAACCCTCTGCCCCCGATGGTTCCAGCGCAGCAGCCTGAGCGCTGCAGGCCGCCCATCGAGCGGCAATGCCGTCCAGCGGCGCCAGCATCCGCCAAAAAAAACCCGCTCAAAGCGGGTTTTTTCATGTCAAGACTGAACGCTTCAAGCGTCGACACCCTTGGCCACGTCAGAGTATTCCTCGATCTGGTCAAAGTTCAGGTACTGGTAAATCTGATCGCTGCTTTGCTTGATCACCCCCATGTCGGCCAGGTATTCGGCCTTGGTCGGGATGCGGCCCAGCTTGGAAGCAATCGCCGACAGTTCGGCCGAGCCCAGGTACACATTGGTGTTCTTGCCCAGGCGGTTGGGGAAGTTACGGGTGCTGGTGGACATGACCGTGGCGCCCTCTTTCACCTGCGCCTGGTTGCCCATGCACAGCGAGCAGCCGGGCATCTCCATGCGGGCACCAGCGGCGCCGAAGACGCCGTAGTGGCCTTCTTCGGTGAGCTGCTGCGCATCCATCTTGGTGGGCGGTGCCATCCAGAGCTTGACCGGCATGTCCTTCTTGCCTTCGAGCAGCTTGGAGGCTGCGCGGAAGTGACCGATGTTGGTCATGCACGAGCCGATGAACACTTCGTCGATCTTGGCCCCCGCCACGTCGGACAGGGTCTTGGCGTCGTCCGGGTCGTTCGGGCAGCAAACGATAGGCTCGGTGATTTCGGCCAGGTCGATCTCGATCACGGCAGCGTATTCAGCGTCGGCATCGGGTGCCAGCAGCTGTGGGTTGGCCAGCCAGGCTTCCATGCCCTGGATGCGCCGACGGATGGTGCGCGCATCTTCGTAGCCTTGGGCGATCATGTTCTTGAGCAGCACGATGTTCGAGTTCAGGTACTCGATCACGGGGGCCTTGTTCAGGCGCACCGTGCAACCGGCAGCCGAGCGCTCGGCCGAGGCATCCGACAACTCAAAAGCCTGCTCCACCTTCAGATCGGGCAGACCTTCGATTTCAACGATACGGCCCGAGAAGATGTTCTTCTTGCCTTGCTTGGCTACGGTGAGCAAACCCGCCTTGATGGCATAGAGCGGAATCGCATGCACCAGGTCGCGCAGCGTCACGCCGGGCTGCATCTGGCCCTTGAAGCGCACCAGCACCGATTCGGGCATGTCGAGCGGCATGACGCCGGTAGCGGCGGCAAAGGCCACCAGGCCAGAGCCTGCGGGGAAGCTGATGCCCACGGGGAAGCGCGTGTGGCTGTCACCACCCGTGCCGACGGTGTCGGGCAGCAGCATGCGGTTGAGCCAGCTGTGGATGATGCCGTCGCCGGGCTTGAGCGAGATGCCGCCACGGTTGCTGATGAACTCGGGCAACTCATGGTGCATCTTCACGTCCACGGGCTTGGGATAAGCGGCCGTGTGGCAGAACGACTGCATCACCAGGTCGGCGCTGAAACCCAGGCAGGCGAGGTCTTTGAGCTCGTCGCGCGTCATCGGGCCGGTGGTGTCCTGCGAGCCGACCGAGGTCATCTTGGGTTCGCAGTAGGTGCCGGGCAGCACGCCCTGGCCTTCAGGCAGGCCGCAGGCGCGGCCCACCATCTTCTGCGCCAGGGTAAAGCCCTTGCCATGGCTCTTGGGCACTTGTGGTAGGCGGAACAAAGTGGAAGCAGCCAGCCCCAGCGCCTCGCGTGCCTTGGCGGTCAGGCCACGACCGATGATCAGCGGGATACGGCCACCGGCGCGCACTTCGTCGAACAGCACGTCGCTCTTGACCTCGAACTCGGCAATCACTTTGCCGTCCTTTAAGGCCTTGCCTTCGTAGGGACGCAGTTCGATGGTGTCGCCCATGTTCATCTGGCTCACGTCGAGCTCGATGGGCAGCGCGCCCGCGTCTTCCATGGTGTTGTAGAAGATGGGGGCAATCTTTGACCCAAGGCAGACGCCGCCAAAGCGCTTGTTGGGCACAAAGGGGATGTCTTCGCCGGTAAACCACAGCACGCTGTTGGTGGCCGACTTGCGGCTCGAACCCGTGCCGACCACGTCGCCGACATAGGCCACGAGATGGCCCTTGGCGCGCAGGTCTTCGATGAACTTCACCGGGCCGCGTTTGCCGTCTTCCTCGGGCGTGATGCCGTCGCGCTTGTTCTTGAGCATGGCCAGCGCATGCAGCGGGATGTCAGGGCGGCTCCAGGCGTCGGGTGCGGGGGAGAGGTCGTCGGTGTTGGTCTCGCCCGTGACCTTGAGCACGGTGAGCGTAATGCTCTTGGGCACTTCAGGGCGGCTGGTGAACCATTCGGCATCCGCCCAGCTTTGCACCACAGCCTTGGCAAAGGCATTGCCCTTATCGGCCTTTTCCTTGACGTCGTGGAACTGGTCGAACATCAGCAGCGTCTTTTTCAGCGCCTCAGCGGCAACACCTGCCACGGCAGCATCGTCCAGCAGGTCGATCAGCGGCGTGAGGTTGTATCCACCCAGCATGGTGCCCAGCAACTCGGTGGCTTGCGCACGGCTGATGAGCGAGCATTTCTCGGTACCGTGGGCCACGGCGGCCAGGTAGCTGGCCTTGACCTTGGCGGCATCATCCACGCCTGCAGGCACGCGGTGGGTGATCAGCTCGACCAGCGTGGTTTCTTCGCCTGCCGGCGGGTTCTTGAGCAACTCGACCAGTTCGCCGGTTTGCTTGGCGGTCAGGGGCAGCGGCGGAATACCCAGCGCTGCGCGCTCGGCCACATGGTCACGGTAGGCTTGCAACATTTACTTCTTTCTCCGGTTACTTCTATCTTTTCAAACGAGGGGCAAGGCTTTCACAGCCCGCTGCGGGCAATTACTTGGTAGTTTTTGCTTCGAACAAGCTGGGCGGGGGGGTTTTCTTGATGGCTTCGGCCACCACGGTCTGTTCCGGGCTCATGCATTCGTCGGCCAGGCGCTGACCACGCTTCTGGTCCATCAGCATGGATTTGTTGGCGATCTGCAGCCACACTGCGCCGCCAGCCTGGTCTTCCAGGCGCACCGTGCCGGTCGACGTAACCACCGGAACCATGTGGTACTTGAAGCCTTTGCCGCCCACGTGGAAGTGGCCCGGCGCTTCGGTGTCTGCCGTAACACTGACCGTAGCCCCCAGCTCACAGGCGATCTGGCCAACATAAACGCGCTGTGCAATAGCCAGCTCTTCAGGAGACATTGCCGTGCGCGCAGCGATCAGACCACTGGCGACTTGACTCGTCGCGCTGCGCAGCTGCACGCGGCTGCTGGGCGGCTCGACCTTGGCCACCGTGGTTTTGGTGCTGCCTTTGGCGGATGCCTTTTTGGCGACGGACTTGGTCTTGGTCTCTGTTGCAGCCTTGGTCGATGACTTGATTGATGACTTGGGCGCTGATTTGGCAGCCGGGGCTGCCTGGGCCAGAACCAGAGAAGGTACCAAGGCGATGAGTGCAGAGGCGAGCAGTGTTTTCATGATGTGGCTCCAGCGTGAGGAAAAAGGTTCAGCAATGCGACGATGCAAACCAGTGTTGTACCGCATGCGGCAGACTTCGCCCAGTCTGGTGTGCACGTTCCAGCACCTGCCAGAAATACCGGTAGCTCGCGCGGTCGTGCAGAACGCCATCCGCACTGATGGGCGCCCAGTCTGCCTCAGCGGCGGCAGCAATGATGCGGGAAGCCTCCTGCACCTCGTCCTGGGCAGGCGACAGCGCTTCAAGGATAGGCCTGATCTGCGCCGGATGGATGCTCCACATGCGGGTGTAGCCCAGCTCGCGCGCAGCGCGGCGGGCTGCGGACTGCATGGCGGACATGTCCGTGAATTCCGTCACCACGCAATGTGAAGGCACCTTGCCATGGGCATGGCAGGCGGAGGCGATTTCCAGCTTGGCCCGCACCACCAGCGGGTGATCAAACTGCCCTGCCGACGTCATCGCCGATGCCGGAATGGCGCCTCCATGGGCCGACACGAAGTCCATCAAGCCAAAGCTCAGGCTCTGCACACGCGGGTGGGCAGCAATGTCAAAGGCGCGGTGAACCGCGCCAGGGGATTCGATGAGGGCGTGGAGCGGCAGATGCGCAGCCCCTGCACGCTCAAGTGCGCGCTCGGCCTGCAGCACATCGTCGATCGACTCGACCTTGGGTAGCATGATGTGGCACAAACGGTGGCCCGCCTGACCGGCGATGGTAGCCATGTCGCTGGCAAAAGCCGGATGATCCACCGCATGCACACGCGCCGCAACCCGGGCGCCGGGCGCCGCTTCACAGGCCAGCGCCACGACGAGAGTGGCATGTTCGACCTCGGCGCCCACGGGGGCGCCATCTTCGCAATCCAGCGTCACATCAAAGACGCAGGCGCCAAACTCTTGTGTCATTTCAGCCTGCAGTTGCAGGCTTTTGCGCATCCGCGCTGGGGCACCGCTGTAATGGTCACAGACCGGCAGCAAACCTGCTGCGGCCTGGGCACCCAACAGGATGTCGCGCGGATGCGAGGCACCCCCCATGCGTTTCACTGCGTGCGCTGCGCCGCCCCCGAGAGGGGCGATCACGGCTTGGGGAGACCCAGCATCGCTCATGGGCGCTTAAAGCAGGTGCTTCACGCCGTCCTGCTCGCCTTGCAGTTCTTCCAGCGTCTTGTTGATGCGCTCTTGCGAGAAGGCATCGATTTCCAGGCCTTCGACGATCTTGTATTCGCCGTTTTCGCAGGTCACGGGGAAGCCGAACATGGTGTCCTTCGGGATGCCGTACTGGCCGTCCGATGGGATGCCCATGGTGACCCACTTGCCGTTGGTGCCCAGGGCCCAGTCGCGCATGTGGTCGATGGCGGCGTTGGCAGCCGAGGCAGCCGACGACAGGCCGCGCGCTTCAATGATGGCGGCGCCACGCTTGCCGACCGTGGGCAGGAACACGTTGGCGTTCCATTCCTGGTCGTTGATCATCTGGGCAACGCTCTCACCATTGATGGTGGCAAAGCGGTAGTCGGCGTACATCGTGGGCGAGTGGTTGCCCCAGACAGTCAGCTTTTCGATGTCGGCCACGGGCTTGCCGGTCTTGGCGGCAATCTGGCTGGCAGCGCGGTTGTGGTCCAGGCGCAGCATGGCGGTGAAGTTCTTGCGCGGCAGATCAGGGGCCGACTTCATGGCGATGTAGGCGTTGGTATTGGCGGGGTTGCCCACCACCAGCACCTTGACGTTGCGGCTGGCAACGGCGTTGAGGGCCTTGCCCTGTGCCGTAAAAATGGCGCCGTTGACGGCCAGCAGCTCGGCACGCTCCATGCCGGGACCGCGGGGACGCGAACCGACCAGCAGTGCGTAGTCGGCGTCCTTGAAGGCGGTCATGGGGTCGCTATGGGCAGTCATCTCGACGAGCAGCGGGAAGGCGCAGTCGTCGAGCTCCATCATTACGCCCTTGAGTGCCTTCTGCGGTCCGTCCACGGGTACTTCGAGCAACTGCAGGATGACAGGCTGATCCTTGCCCAGCATTTCGCCCGAAGCGATGCGAAACAGAAGGGCGTAGCCGATTTGGCCTGCGGCGCCGGTAACGGCTACGCGAACGGGCTTTTTGCTCATGGTGAGAACTCCAGGAAGTGAAGGAAACAGGGGAGAGTGCAGCGGTTGCCACCTGCGCCTGTTATCAGCAACACGTGCTCCGCGAACAGGGCGGGATTTTACTGCCGTTTTCCGCACTGCGTCAATTTGTCTTATGTCTTATATAAGATATGATTGAGCACCATGCGGCGCCCGGCTTTTGCTTTGCACCACCCGTTCGCGCACCTCCATGCACCATGTCTTCACTACCGCTTTCCGCCACTGACTTCCCGGATCCGCTGCAGCCGGTCGGCTTGCCGGCGCCAGCGTTCAGCCCGCTCTACCAGCAAATCAAGGGCCTGATCCTGCAAAGCCTGCAGGCAGGCGAGTGGAAGCCCGGCGAAGCCATTCCCAGCGAAATGGAATTGGCAGCCCGCTTCAAAGTCAGTCAGGGCACGGTTCGCAAGGCCATCGACGAGCTGGCTGCCGAGAACCTGGTCACGCGCCGCCAGGGCAAGGGCACCTTCGTGTCCACCCATGCCGAGCAACATGTGCAGTACCGGTTTCTCAAGCTGATGCCCGACAGCGGAGACGCCAGCGTGGAGGGCCCTGCAGAGCGCCTCATCATTGACTGCAAGCGGGTACGCGCCAGCGCCGAGGTCGCCCGTGCGCTGGGCCTGCGCACGGGCGACCCCATGGTGCAGGCACGCCGTATCCTGTCGTTCAGCGGGGTCCCCACCATTCTTGAAGAGATATGGCTCCCAGGCCAGGCTTTCAAAGGTCTAACGGCAACGCAGATGGCCAACTACCCCGGCCCCACCTACGCCATGCTGGAGTTGGATTTTGGCGTTCGCATGGTGCGTGCCGAAGAAAAAATTCGCGCCGTGCTACCGGACGACGAACAAGCCAAACGACTGCAAGTCACCCCGGCAACGCCCCTGCTAAGCGTCGAGCGCATTGCTTACACTTACAACGATGTTCCCATGGAGTTACGGCGCGGTCTTTACCGCACAGACACCCACCACTACCACAACGAACTGAACTGAAGATAACAGCCCCACATTGGCACGCAATGCCGAAAAAAACAGAAAATACCACCTGCATCAAATGATGCCTTGCTGCATTGCAATAGAATTTTGGGTTCTCCTTGCGCTCAAAATTACAAAGCAGTTACCTCCACGAAAGCACTTGCCATGACCGAGCTAGCCAAAAAGCGGCCTGAATTCCGCAACATCAACGCCTTCAAGGACCTGACGACCTACCGCATGACGGCTGCCGCCTGGGTCTCCATCCTGCACCGAGCGAGCGGAGCCATCCTGTTCTTGCTGCTGCCGCTGGTGATCTGGCTGTTTGACACCTCCGTATCTTCCGAGTATTCATTTGCGCGCTTCAAGTCCGCCTTCGGCACTGGCGTGGGTTTTGTACCCGGGTGGTTTCTCAAGCTGGTGGTGCTGGGCATCATGTGGGGCTACCTGCACCACATGATTGCGGGCATGCGCCACCTGTGGATGGACGTCAGCCACGAAGCCGTGAACAAACAATTCGGCAAGTCCTCCGCCATTTTCACCCTGGTGGTCAGCATCTTCCTGACGCTGGTCTTGGGCGCAAAACTCTTCGGTCTGTACTGATTCAACCCCGCGCCCCTGACGCCAGCGGCGGGGTGGCCTGACGATAAAGAGGAAAATACCATGTCCAACTACGGATACAAACGCACCGTCGTGGGTGCCCACTACGGTTTGCGTGATTGGCTCAGCCAGCGCGTTACTGCAGCGCTCATGATCTTGTTCACGCTGGCATTGCTGCTGCAGGTCGTGTTCAGCAAGGGCCCCGTGGGTTACGACCTGTGGGCCGGCATCTTTGCTGCCCAATGGATGAAGTTCCTGACCTTCTCCGTCATCATCGCGCTTGCCCTGCACGCCTGGGTCGGCATGCGCAACATCTGGATGGACTACATCAAGCCCGTAGGACTGCGCTTGGTGCTGCAAGTCTTCACCATCGTCTGGCTCGTCGGCTGCGCGGGCTGGGGTTTCCAGGTTCTGTGGCGTCTGTGATGCCCACGCCCAATACCGCGAACAAAGGCTAAATCCATGAGCTACACCAACGCCAACATCACCAAACGCAAGTTCGACGTCGTCATCATCGGCGCCGGCGGCTCCGGCATGCGCGCCGCCCTCGAACTCTCGCGCGCAGGCCTGAACGTGGCCTCGCTGTCCAAAGTGTTTCCTACCCGCTCGCACACCGTGGCTGCACAAGGTGGCGTGAGCGCATCCCTGGGCAACATGAGCGAGGACAACTGGCACTACCACTTCTACGACACCATCAAGGGCGGCGACTGGCTGAGCGACCAGGACGCGGTCGAATTCATGTGCCGTGAAGCGCCCAACGTCGTGTATGAGCTGGAACACTTTGGCATGCCGTTTGACCGCAATGCCGACGGCACCATTTACCAGCGGCCGTTTGGTGGCCACACTGCCAACTATGGCGAAAAACCTGTGCAACGCGCTTGCGCGGCCGCTGACCGAACCGGCCACGCCATGCTGCACACGCTGTACCAGCAGAACGTCAAGGCCAAAACGAATTTCTTCGTCGAATGGATGGCCCTCGACCTGATCCGCGATCAGGATGGCGACGTGGTCGGCGTGACGGCTCTGGAAATGGAAACGGGCGACCTGTACATCCTGGAAGCCAAGACCGTGCTGCTGGCTACCGGCGGCGCCGGTCGCATCTTCGCTGCCTCCACCAATGCGTTCATCAACACCGGCGATGGCCTGGGCATGGCGGCACGCGCCGGCATCCCGCTGGAAGACATGGAGTTCTGGCAGTTCCACCCCACCGGCGTTGCTGGCGCAGGTGTTCTGCTCACCGAAGGCTGCCGCGGCGAAGGCGCCATCTTGCTCAACAGCAATGGCGAGCGTTTCATGGAGCGCTACGCGCCCACCCTGAAAGACTTGGCACCACGCGACTTCGTTTCCCGTTCCATGGACCAGGAAATCAAGGAAGGCCGTGGCTGCGGCCCGAACAAGGATTACGTCCTGCTCAAGCTTGACCACCTGGGCTCCGAGACCATCCACAAGCGGTTGCCGTCTGTCTATGAGATCGGCGTCAATTTTGCCAACGTGGACATCACCAAAGAGCCAATCCCAGTGGTGCCCACCATCCACTACCAGATGGGCGGCGTGCCGACCAACATCCATGGTCAGGTGGTGACACATGACGGCACAGGCAATGTGATCGTCAACGGACTCTACGCGGTGGGCGAATGCTCGGCCGTCAGCGTGCACGGCGCCAACCGCCTGGGCACCAACTCGCTGCTCGACCTACTGGTGTTCGGCAAGGCCGCAGGCCGCCACATCGTCGAATTCAATGCACGCAACGCCGAGCACAAGCCACTGCCCAAGGATGCAGCCGACCGGACACTCGAGCGCCTCAATCAGCTCGAAAATTCCACCGGTGGCACCTACTCGCAAGCACTGGCAGGCGACATTCGCGCCACCATGCAACAACACGCTGGTGTGTTCCGTACGCAGGCCAGCATGAACGAAGGCGTAGTCAAAGTCGCTGCGCTGCGTGAGCGTGTCGCCAGCATCGAGCTGAAGGACAAATCCAAGGTCTTCAATACCGCACGCATCGAGGCACTGGAAGTGGACAACCTGATCGAGGTGGCACAAGCCACCATGGTGTCGGCCGCAGCACGCACAGAATGCCGCGGCGCACACATGGTGTACGACTACGAACATCCTGCCGACCACCCCACCGCACCGCTGGGCCGTGACGACGTGAACTGGCTCAAGCACACCCTGTGGCACAGCGCCACGAATAGCCTGACCTACAAGCCAGTGAACATGAAGCCACTGACCGTGGAAAGCATTCCACCCAAGGTTCGGACGTTCTAAATCGGCAGCCCCACGAGAGAAGAATCATGCAAAAACGCACATTTCAAATCTATCGCTACGACCCGGACAAGGACACCAAGCCTTACATGCAGACCATTGAGGTTGAACTCGATGGCCATGAACGCATGCTGCTCGACGCGCTGATCAAACTCAAGGAGCAGGATCCTGCACTGTCGTTCCGCCGCTCCTGCCGCGAGGGTGTTTGTGGCTCGGACGCCATGAACATCAACGGCAAGAATGGCCTGGCCTGCCTGACCAACATGAACACGCTGCCCGGCACCATCGTGCTCAAGCCCCTGCCGGGCCTGCCCGTGATTCGCGATCTGATCGTGGACATGACACTGTTCTTCAAGCAGTACAACTCGATCAAGCCTTACCTGATCAACGACAGCATTCCGCCCGAAAAGGAGCGCCTGCAGTCACCAGAGCAGCGTGAGGAACTCGACGGTCTGTACGAGTGCATTCTGTGCGCTAGCTGCTCCACCGCCTGCCCCAGTTTCTGGTGGAACCCCGATAAGTTTGTGGGCCCTGCCGGTCTTCTGCAGGCCTACCGCTTCCTGGCCGACAGCCGTGACGAAGCCACGGGCGAGCGCCTGGACAACCTGGAAGACCCCTACCGCCTGTTCCGCTGCCACTCGATCATGAATTGCGTGGACGTCTGTCCCAAGGGACTGAACCCCACACGGGCCATCGGCAAGATCAAGGAATTGATGGTGCGCCGCGCCATCTGACCTGCACGCCTCGAAGCCATGGGTGAAACCTCAACCATAGACCTGTCAGCGCCATCACCGCTGCTGGACACACGCGAACTCAGCAAGCTGCACTGGCGCTGTCGGCGTGGCCTGCTGGAAAACGACCTGTTCATCGAACAGTTCTTCTCCCGTTTCGAGTCCACGCTGACCCAGTGGCATGCCCAGGGGCTGACAGCGTTGATGGATCTTGCGGACAACGACCTGCTGGATCTCCTGCTGTGTCGGAAAGAACCCGAAGGCGAATTGAACACTCCGCCGGTATGTGAAGTACTTGGCATGCTCAGACAGAGCGGAGCCCGGTTGGCGAAGACCTGACCGTGGCTGCAGACCCACCAGACCAGATCATCGGCAAACTCTAGAAGGACGAAACAATGAAGCTAGCAGACAACAAAGCCACCCTGTCGTTCAGTAACGGCAGCCCCAGCGTGGATCTGCCTGTCTACCAGGGCAGCATTGGCCCCGACGTCATCGACATCCGCAAGCTGTACGCGCAAACGGGCATGTTCACCTACGACCCGGGCTTTCTTTCCACCGCGTCGTGCCAGTCGGCCATTACCTACATCGACGGTGACAAGGGTGAGTTGCTGTACCGCGGCTACCCTATCGAGCAACTGGCCACCAAGTGCGATTACTTGGACACCTGCTACCTGCTGCTCAAAGGCGAACTGCCCAACGATGACCAGCGCAGCGACTTCCACCAGCGTGTGCTCAACCACACCATGGTGAACGAGCAAATGCAGTTCTTCCTGCGGGGCTTTCGCCGCGACGCGCACCCCATGGCCGTATTGACCGGTCTGGTGGGCGCCCTGTCGGCCTTCTATCACGACAGCACCGACATCAACAACCCGCAGCACCGCGACATCGCCGCGATCCGCCTGATCTCCAAAATGCCCACGCTGGTGGCCATGGCCTACAAGTACGGCAAGGGTGAGCCTTACATGTACCCGCGCAACGACCTCTCGTACGCAGGCAACTTCCTGCGCATGATGTTCGGCACCCCTTGCGAGGACTACAAGGTCAATCCGGTGATCGAGCGCGCAATGGACCGCATCTTCATCCTGCACGCTGACCACGAGCAAAACGCATCGACCTCCACGGTGCGCCTGTGTGGCTCCTCGGGCACCAACCCCTTTGCTGCCATTGCTGCCGGTGTGGCCTGCCTGTGGGGCCCCGCCCACGGCGGCGCCAACGAGGCCTGCCTCAACATGCTGGAAGAAATCCAGGCCATGGGTGGCGTCTCCAAGGTGGGAGAGTTCATGGAGAAGGTCAAGGACAAGAACTCCGGCGTCAAGCTGATGGGTTTTGGCCACCGCGTCTACAAGAACTACGACCCACGCGCCAAGCTCATGCAGGAAACCTGCGACGAAGTGCTGGCCGAACTGGGTCTGCAAAACGACCCGCTGTTCAAGCTGGCCAAAGAGCTGGAAAAGATTGCTCTGGAAGACGACTACTTCGTGCAGCGCAAGCTCTACCCGAACGTGGACTTCTACTCTGGTATCGTGCAGCGTGCCATCGGCATTCCTGTCAATCTGTTCACCGGCATCTTTGCACTGGCCCGCACAGTGGGCTGGATTGCCCAGCTGAACGAAATGATCAGCGATCCGGAATACAAAATTGGCCGTCCACGCCAGTTGTTCACCGGTTCACCCCGCCGCGACATCTGATCAACCGGCACCATCTTTGGCTCCCACCACGAGGTGAGAGCTATCACACCCGCCCCCTGGGCGGGTTTTTTCTTGGAAAATCCAGGGCAACCAGTGCCAGCGCATTAACCATGAATGGTGATGCCGCACTCCCGATCCGTTACAGTCCCGCACTTTGTGCATTGCCAAGGAAGTCCACCGTGTCCAAACCACCGATCACCCTGTCCTCGCTGGACCTTGACCGCATTGAAACCCTGCTCGCAGCCATTCCTTCCAGCGTTTTTCCAAACAAGGCACAACTGCAGTCAGAGCTTGACCGCGCCGAAGTGCTCGCCCCCGAGCAGATGCCGGCCACGGTCGTGACCATGAATTCCACCGTCAAGTTTTCTATTGCCGAGACGGGCAAGGAGTTCTGTCTGACGCTGGTCTATCCGCGCGACATGGACGGTAGCGCAGACCGTATCTCCATCTTTGCTCCAGTGGGCAGTGCTTTGCTCGGCCTATCGGTAGGCGACGCACTGGCCTGGCCTGGTCCCGGCGGCAAAAGCATGACCGTTCATGTGACAGAAATCATCTATCAACCCGAGCGTTCTGGCGAACTTCATCGTTGACCTTGTACGACCATCCTAAAATGGTCCAGTGAACCGCCCTCCCTCCCACCCGTTGACCGCACCATCCGCCACGACGGACTCGAACATCCACGAGCCTCCGGTGGACGCAGTCGTCTTCGATCCGCAATCCACCACCGCCTTCCAACGGCGCATGGAACGTGCACCCGATTGGTTCTGTTCCTTTCTCGCGGGAAACTCCCGCGAAAAAACCCGCTTGCGCAGCGAACTCACGGTGATGAAAGGATCCGTAGTGTGGTTGGTGCGCCAACGACGCCTCGGGCACTGGAGCGCACAAGAACGCACGCACCTGCGCCAGGTCATGCGTTCAGCGTCCTCGGTCAGCCCTTATCTGATCATCTGGGTCATTCCTGGCTCCATGTTGCTCCTGCCTTTTCTGGCGTGGTTCATTGACCACAAACGCAAGGGTCGGCGCGCAGCAGAAGAACGCTGATCTGGTCGGAACGCCGGTCACAACCACCTGGCACGCAATGGCTGGGCGATCACATCCAGGCATTTGCCCGCACGACCAGCAGACCCGCACCCACCAGACCAGCTTGCCAGCGCAGACCCTGGTGCCATGTGGGCGCCGGTTGCTCTACCCAGCGGTACAGTAGCCGCCCCGCAGCCAGTGACAGCATGAATGCAGTCAGCATTCCCAGTGCATTGGGCAACACGGTGTTCGGCCACAGCCCATGCACCAACGCGTTCACTAGCAAACAAACGGGGAAATGGACCAGAAACACCGAATAGGACATCTGCCCCCATTGCTGCATCCAG is part of the Simplicispira sp. 125 genome and encodes:
- the sdhD gene encoding succinate dehydrogenase, hydrophobic membrane anchor protein, yielding MSNYGYKRTVVGAHYGLRDWLSQRVTAALMILFTLALLLQVVFSKGPVGYDLWAGIFAAQWMKFLTFSVIIALALHAWVGMRNIWMDYIKPVGLRLVLQVFTIVWLVGCAGWGFQVLWRL
- a CDS encoding succinate dehydrogenase iron-sulfur subunit, giving the protein MQKRTFQIYRYDPDKDTKPYMQTIEVELDGHERMLLDALIKLKEQDPALSFRRSCREGVCGSDAMNINGKNGLACLTNMNTLPGTIVLKPLPGLPVIRDLIVDMTLFFKQYNSIKPYLINDSIPPEKERLQSPEQREELDGLYECILCASCSTACPSFWWNPDKFVGPAGLLQAYRFLADSRDEATGERLDNLEDPYRLFRCHSIMNCVDVCPKGLNPTRAIGKIKELMVRRAI
- the rnk gene encoding nucleoside diphosphate kinase regulator, translating into MSKPPITLSSLDLDRIETLLAAIPSSVFPNKAQLQSELDRAEVLAPEQMPATVVTMNSTVKFSIAETGKEFCLTLVYPRDMDGSADRISIFAPVGSALLGLSVGDALAWPGPGGKSMTVHVTEIIYQPERSGELHR
- the sdhC gene encoding succinate dehydrogenase, cytochrome b556 subunit, translating into MTELAKKRPEFRNINAFKDLTTYRMTAAAWVSILHRASGAILFLLLPLVIWLFDTSVSSEYSFARFKSAFGTGVGFVPGWFLKLVVLGIMWGYLHHMIAGMRHLWMDVSHEAVNKQFGKSSAIFTLVVSIFLTLVLGAKLFGLY
- the gltA gene encoding citrate synthase; protein product: MKLADNKATLSFSNGSPSVDLPVYQGSIGPDVIDIRKLYAQTGMFTYDPGFLSTASCQSAITYIDGDKGELLYRGYPIEQLATKCDYLDTCYLLLKGELPNDDQRSDFHQRVLNHTMVNEQMQFFLRGFRRDAHPMAVLTGLVGALSAFYHDSTDINNPQHRDIAAIRLISKMPTLVAMAYKYGKGEPYMYPRNDLSYAGNFLRMMFGTPCEDYKVNPVIERAMDRIFILHADHEQNASTSTVRLCGSSGTNPFAAIAAGVACLWGPAHGGANEACLNMLEEIQAMGGVSKVGEFMEKVKDKNSGVKLMGFGHRVYKNYDPRAKLMQETCDEVLAELGLQNDPLFKLAKELEKIALEDDYFVQRKLYPNVDFYSGIVQRAIGIPVNLFTGIFALARTVGWIAQLNEMISDPEYKIGRPRQLFTGSPRRDI
- a CDS encoding succinate dehydrogenase assembly factor 2, with the protein product MGETSTIDLSAPSPLLDTRELSKLHWRCRRGLLENDLFIEQFFSRFESTLTQWHAQGLTALMDLADNDLLDLLLCRKEPEGELNTPPVCEVLGMLRQSGARLAKT
- the sdhA gene encoding succinate dehydrogenase flavoprotein subunit is translated as MSYTNANITKRKFDVVIIGAGGSGMRAALELSRAGLNVASLSKVFPTRSHTVAAQGGVSASLGNMSEDNWHYHFYDTIKGGDWLSDQDAVEFMCREAPNVVYELEHFGMPFDRNADGTIYQRPFGGHTANYGEKPVQRACAAADRTGHAMLHTLYQQNVKAKTNFFVEWMALDLIRDQDGDVVGVTALEMETGDLYILEAKTVLLATGGAGRIFAASTNAFINTGDGLGMAARAGIPLEDMEFWQFHPTGVAGAGVLLTEGCRGEGAILLNSNGERFMERYAPTLKDLAPRDFVSRSMDQEIKEGRGCGPNKDYVLLKLDHLGSETIHKRLPSVYEIGVNFANVDITKEPIPVVPTIHYQMGGVPTNIHGQVVTHDGTGNVIVNGLYAVGECSAVSVHGANRLGTNSLLDLLVFGKAAGRHIVEFNARNAEHKPLPKDAADRTLERLNQLENSTGGTYSQALAGDIRATMQQHAGVFRTQASMNEGVVKVAALRERVASIELKDKSKVFNTARIEALEVDNLIEVAQATMVSAAARTECRGAHMVYDYEHPADHPTAPLGRDDVNWLKHTLWHSATNSLTYKPVNMKPLTVESIPPKVRTF